The genomic DNA CAGCTCCTCTAGCTTCCTAAGAATGGCGGGAACCGACTTGGCAGAAGAGTTGCCCAGCTCCGTCACCACGACGGTAATGTACTTGTCCCTCGTCGTGTCAAACATCAGCCTGAAGCCCTCGTCGGTGAAGTTCTCCGGGTCGATCTCGTTGTACGTGAGCGAGTCGATGGAGACGCGCTCGGTGAAGTTGATGGTCTCGcacagggcgacgacgcgcaagCCAAAGTCGGAGGCGTTGACCGCGAGGTCGCAGGTGCCGGCCCGCGCGTACATGGCGCCGTTGCTAaacatggcctcggcggcggtcagCACGAGCGTCGCCTCCTTCAGGTTGGTGCGCAGGGCGCCAAAGTCGGTAGCGTATGTGACGctgatgccggcggcgatgagccTCTCGGCGTGCGCGAGGCCAACGCGCTCAAAGGGGTCGTCAATGAGGATGACCGTGAAGGTCTTGccgtccttcttggccttgatcAGGGCCCGCTCGACGAGCCAGTGGTGCGCGTAGGTCAgcacgacctcgtcctcgacgatcATGTCGGCTGCCTCCTTGACGATGAccatgtcggcgagggcgatgcgctcgcggATGAAGTTGTCGATGGACTCGCACAGCAGCTTCTTGGCGTCCGAGTCGGGGAGGTCGATATCGATCTTACTGATCTGGAGCTTCAGCCACCGGATGGCGTTGCCCATGGAGAAGCACATGGGCCGGCACGCTGTGAGGTACTCGATTTGCGGGTTGAGGACGTGGGAAGTGAAGTGTCGGGAGAGGGTGGCGCCATGAGGAGTCGAGTAGTCGGTGATTACCTGCAGCCGTTTGTCAGTCGTGCCCTACGCCGATGACTTGCGTGACGAGCGCGGATCATCCTTACCCTTTTGaacgccagcagcgtcgtctcGACTCTTGTGAGGCTGTCGCTGATGACAAAACAGGCCATCCGCTGGCCCAGCCTCAGGACCGCCGGGTGGacgtccttgtcggcctgcATGTAGGATATCCGCTTCGCCATGGACAGATGGCTGAAGCATTCCGGGATCTTGGGCTTgttgtccttgatggccgGGGGCGGCAGGACGGACTTGGACGCGGCGCGATGGTGATGTGCCGCGGAATGGCCGTCCTGCTTGCTTCCCTTGCCCTTACCGCCCTTGCCATCCGAGGGACCCCCCTGCGCGCCtgagggaggaggcggctgcgtcgtctttgcagccgctctcctcgccgccttttcctccttggccttcttTTTCAGCTCGGCATTAGAgagcttcttctcgccggcggccgcctcgccttgcgcTGCGGGCTGGGCCTTGGCCGGCTGCTTCTGGTCCTTCTTTTCACCTGCCGCgttgcccgcggcggcgggggatgGCCCTTCCTCGGTCGCCATGGGTTGTGTGGTGTGTCGTCGTGCTCTCGAGGCCAAGAGGCCGTGGTCGAGTCGCAACGAGGGGCAAGTATTGGGCCGGGTCAGGCGCAGTGACAGAACCGCTCGCGAATGGACGTGTCTACTCGAGGAGTTAGGAAACTAGAGAAGCAAGACATTTGCAGAGCATCGAGGTAAAATACTTGGGAAATCAAGGTTTCGATTGGGATGGCAGGGCCGCAAGGCTGAGGcggtagtagcagtagtagaTGCTTGGGCGGTAGAGTTTGAGTCACTGCAAATTGATGGGGGCCCAAGACTGGAGACTGGAATGGACGATGCCCCGCGCTACACTGCCCAGTGCAGTagtaccagcagcagcggcaggcgcaCCCACCAACTCACTTTTGGCAGCAGGAGTAAATTAGTAGCTGTCGCAGCCGGCTTGCAGCGCAGCAGTGCGTGGGTGCAGCAGGAGGGACAGTTGTGAGAGTTTCGGCAGACAATTTTTGCTTGAGGGGACAAGCGAGGCGCATTtgagcaagcaagcagatGGGCCATGTAGTTCACTTTCTTTTGTGTGTCAAACTGCAGTGTACAAATCTCGCCAAGCTGCAGCAGTGTATGTAGGGTAACGCAAAGCACGAGCAGAGGCCACATCTACGAGGTCACGCCGCTGATGCGTGGACGGAGCAAGTTGTtgcttggccatggcgactGTGAGATTTGAAGATGTCCACGATGCCGTGGCTTACTTGGCTTACGTGGCGTAATGCTGGACCAAATATGGAGTGACTTTACGGTCCAAGTTTGCATACGCCGTGGGATCATGGTTCCTGACAGGCGGTCATACACACGCATGAACGACTTTTGCGGCCAACGAAGCTGCTACTCGCAAGATGAAGCAGTAGCACGGGATATCCTGGAAGCGGGTTCAAAAGGTGTCTTTGCGAAGAGTAATGATGGCCTTTCCGCGGATCGTCCGTCGTCAATCGTGCGCGGCCGCtcaacggcggcatcgccagcgGGTTCAGACGCCCAGCCGAGAAAAATTCCTTCCTCGCGTCGGTCCAAAAGAACCGAGCCGCAATGAAAGAAGAGACAAGACGTCAGAGAATAGGTTCCAAAAATTCCCTAACCAGGCGAACCCAATCAGGAGTGGTCATAGTATAGTTTTCAACTAGCAAAATTCCTCTCTCAGCTTATCGCTTCACGGAGAAGGAAAACGCCCGTGCACTTGGATGGAGaggaaaggaagaaaagaaggtctgaaagacgggcgagggaggagcCGCTTTTATAGCCTGTCTGGAGGGGGGTGGCGCGAGGGGTGGATCTGCCCTTGTCCTCAGGCACAACTcgcacactcactcacacacccagcggcaggagcagcagcaccgggcACTTTCACTACGTACCCGCTAACACCCCCCTGGCAAAACCCTGTAAGCGTTCGTTGATTGGCTCAGGCACTACGACACCCCCCAACAAGGCAGCACCTCCTGCGGCtgaggctgcctgcctggcgaACGGATTTCGAGCTCTGATTCACTGGTCGGGTCGTCTGTTTGTCTGATGCCCAGGGCAATATCCCACGGCTTGTATGACACCACCTTCGTGCTGACAGATGGGATCCAGTGTTTGCACACACGACGCAGTCTGACGCGTTACGTACTCACTCACATGGCAGGGTACCCAGTGATGCGGAATCTTCACCTTCGAGTCTGactctacgaagtacacgaGAAAGAGGCATGTAACGACGTAGCTTGGCTCTCTCGGTTGCCCTGTCGTCTTCCAAGCaacccccatccccccctgATTGGACTGATACATTCACCACTCTCCGCTCCTGGGGCCTGGGGGAGTAGCAAGTAGTAGACTCTTCGAGTTTATCCAAATTTCCATCACCAGCTTCGTATCC from Purpureocillium takamizusanense chromosome 4, complete sequence includes the following:
- a CDS encoding uncharacterized protein (EggNog:ENOG503NV2M~COG:J~BUSCO:EOG09262JZW), producing the protein MATEEGPSPAAAGNAAGEKKDQKQPAKAQPAAQGEAAAGEKKLSNAELKKKAKEEKAARRAAAKTTQPPPPSGAQGGPSDGKGGKGKGSKQDGHSAAHHHRAASKSVLPPPAIKDNKPKIPECFSHLSMAKRISYMQADKDVHPAVLRLGQRMACFVISDSLTRVETTLLAFKRVITDYSTPHGATLSRHFTSHVLNPQIEYLTACRPMCFSMGNAIRWLKLQISKIDIDLPDSDAKKLLCESIDNFIRERIALADMVIVKEAADMIVEDEVVLTYAHHWLVERALIKAKKDGKTFTVILIDDPFERVGLAHAERLIAAGISVTYATDFGALRTNLKEATLVLTAAEAMFSNGAMYARAGTCDLAVNASDFGLRVVALCETINFTERVSIDSLTYNEIDPENFTDEGFRLMFDTTRDKYITVVVTELGNSSAKSVPAILRKLEEL